The window GACCTGAACGTGTCCGCCGGGCCGGCGGACGTCGGCGCCGGCCAGCTGTACGTACCGCTGCGCTTCACCCACACCGGCGACCGTCCGTGCACCCTGCTCGGCTACCCGGGTGTCAGCGTCCTCGACAAGGAACAGAAGCAGATCGGGAAGCCGGCGGACCGGGACGGGCAGGTGCCCGCCGCCGTCTCCCTCGCCCCCGGGCGCAGCGCCACGGCCGTCCTCCACACGACGAACGGGCCGATCGGCGGCCCGTGTCTGCCCAAGGGGGCATTCCTGAAGGTCTACCCGCCCGCCTCCAAGGACGCGGTCCTGCTCAAGACCCCGTTCCAGGTCTGCTCGAACCGCTTCACCGTCAGCCCGGTCACGCCGTAACGGCTACTGACCGGCGATGAGGGCGGGGAGTGCGCGCATATCGTCGAAGACGATGGTGCCGGGGCCTTCGAGGCGTGAGGCCGGCGTCAGACCGCCCGCGTAGCCGAAGGCACGCATGCCGGCCGCACGGGCTGCCTGGACGCCGGGCCTGCTGTCCTCGACCACCACGCAGGCCGCGGGATCGACTCCCCTCTGCCGGGCCGCGTGCAGGAACAGGTCGGGGGCGGGCTTGCCGCGGGCGACCTCGGTGGCGCTGTAGATGCGGCCGGCGAAGCGCTCGTACAGGCCGGTACGGCCCAGGGTGTGGCGCATCTTGTCATGCGATCCGCTGGAGGCCACACACGTCGGCAGGGTGAGGGCGTCGAGGGCCTCGGGCAGTCCCTCCACGGGGGCGAGATCGGCGTCCACGGCCTCGCGATGCAGCTGCTCGAACCGCTCCGACCAGATCGACGCCGTCTCCTCGCCGAGCCGGGCGGCGACCTGCTCGCGCATGGAGGCGTGCGAGCGGCCGATGAACCGGTCGACGACCTCTTCGCCGGTGAGGGGCCAACCCAACTCGGCGCCCAGGGCGACCTGGACGCGGGCCGCGATGCGTTCGCTGTCGACCAACACGCCGTCGCAGTCGAATATGACGAGTTCAATCGGCTTGATCATCCCGGCAGCATAGACGCCGGGATGATCGGCCCCGCGACCCGAGACGTGTACCGGGCGCGTACGCAGCGACCGCCATCAGCCGACCGCCGGTGGCCGACAGCCGGTCACCGGCAGTCGGCCGTCCCGTCGCGGGTTCCCGGCCGGTCAGCCCGTGAATCCGTCGGCCGCGCTGTCGGGCACCCAGGAGCCGTGGAGTCCGGCACTCACCCGGTGGGGCAGGTGGACGGTGGCGATCCGGTCGAGGCCCGACGCGTCGAGGACCACCAGTTGCGAGGCGTCCTGCTTGAGGTCGGAGACGACGGTGAGCAGGTATCCGTCGTCCTCGCGCGTCGCTCCGTCGGCGGGGACGAACACGGCTTCGCCGGGCATGCGGGCGTCGCCGACCTGGTGGATGCGGCGGGCGCCGGTGGTGCGGTCGTACTTGACCACTCCGTAGCCACCGAAGCCCTTCTCGTCGGGGAAGGAGATGGCGTAGTGGTAGCGGTTCTCGGCGCCCAGGTACTCCTCGTTGAGCGTCGGGAACTCCACGGGCAGGTCGTCGATGATCTGCTCGTCGACGGTGCCCGCCACCAAGTCGACCACCCAACGGCGGGTGTAGGAACGGGCGACGGGCTCACTGCCGCGCCCGGGCGCGCCGATCCACCAGTTCCACGACAGCCGGAAGCCCTCGCGGTCCACGGTCGGGCCTTCCAGGACGATGCGGCCCTGGCCGTCCTCGTAGGCGTTGGCGACGTGCAGCATGTTGCCCGGCTCTATGGAGAACCAGCGGACCTTCCCGGCGCCGTCGTCCCCGCGGGGCATGACACCGATGCGGGCGGGCTGCTGGTCGCTCCAGCCGTACGGGATGCCGGAGTGGTCGGTGGGATCGAAGGTGACGTTGCCCTCGACGAAGACCACGTGGTGGCGGGTGATGGCGAAGTCGTGCTTGAGCGAGGCGGTCGCCCCCGGGACCTCGGCGGTGTGGGTGATCTCGCCCTTGGCGTCGGCGACGTAGTGCACGAGGAAGGGCGGGAACGGAGAGGACCCGAAGAAGTGCAGCTCGCCCGTGACCGGGTCCTCCTTGGGGTGCGCGGTCATCGCCGTCCGCAGCTTGCCGTCGAAGTCGTACGCGCCGACCGTCTCCAGGTCCCGCGTGAGTTCGAAGGGCAGGTTCGCCTCGCACAGCGCGAGCAGCCGTCCGCCGTGCTCGATGATGTGGGTACCGGCGGCACTGGCCGTCAGGTCGGGGCCCCGCTCCGTCATGTACGGGGCGCCGTCCAGGGCCGGGGTGTGCACCCAGCGGTTGCGGTACCACTCGGCGCGGCCCTCGCGCAGCCGGATGCCGTGGACCATGCCGCTGCCCTTGAACCAGTGGGTGGGCGTGACACCGGGCTTGGGGTTGTGGCCGTTGCGGAACAGCCGGCCGGTCAGCTCGGTGGGCAGGGTTCCTTCGACCGTGAGGTCGGTGGCCGTGACCTCGTTGACGACGGGGGTGAAGTGGCCTGTCAGGTAAGGCTTGTTGGCGGTCATGGCAGGAGTTTCCTTAGGAGTGTGTGGCGATACGTCAGGGAAGGGCCGGAGCGGCGTGTTCAGGCGGGCGAGGCGGCCGATCAGCGCCGGACGGCGACCGGGCGGGTCCGCCGCCCGGCCGCCGGCCGGGGGCGGCGCCCCGCCCGCGGAGACATGGCCGCGGGCGGGGTCCCTACCGCCCGTGTGGGGTGGGGGAGGTTCATGGCCACAGCCTCCTGCGGGGCGCTGTCCACTATCCAGACCCGCCGCCGGCGACGACTGTCCACTCCTGTCCGCACCTGTCCACCCGGGGGCGGCCCCGGACGCGCGATCGGCCCTCCCTGCCGTGGAAGACCTGCGCCTGCCCTCCCTGCCGCGGAAGGCGCGTGCCCGCCCTCCTACCGTGCTCGCGGGCCGTCGAGCTCCTGTTGCCACAAGTTCTCGCACAGCAGGTCCAGGCCTTGGCGCAGGTGGCGCCGGTAGGTGCCGTACGGAAGACCGAGGCGGCGCGCGGCGGCTTCCTGCGTGGGTGCGCCGGAGAAGTAGCCCGCCGCCAGGGCCTCGCGGGCGCGTACCCCGCGCGGGTCCTGCGCGAGATCGTCGACGCTCCGGCGCAGGAGGGTGCGCAACTCGGCGACGGGATCATCGAAGTCGGCCGCGAGACGGCTGCGCAGCAGGGCGCAGGCGGCGAAG of the Streptomyces sp. NBC_01426 genome contains:
- a CDS encoding HAD family hydrolase, whose product is MIKPIELVIFDCDGVLVDSERIAARVQVALGAELGWPLTGEEVVDRFIGRSHASMREQVAARLGEETASIWSERFEQLHREAVDADLAPVEGLPEALDALTLPTCVASSGSHDKMRHTLGRTGLYERFAGRIYSATEVARGKPAPDLFLHAARQRGVDPAACVVVEDSRPGVQAARAAGMRAFGYAGGLTPASRLEGPGTIVFDDMRALPALIAGQ
- a CDS encoding DUF4232 domain-containing protein, whose amino-acid sequence is MKTSVRTAIPALLAVAVGATLVSVGPAAGAERPVREHTCAPGDLNVSAGPADVGAGQLYVPLRFTHTGDRPCTLLGYPGVSVLDKEQKQIGKPADRDGQVPAAVSLAPGRSATAVLHTTNGPIGGPCLPKGAFLKVYPPASKDAVLLKTPFQVCSNRFTVSPVTP
- a CDS encoding carotenoid oxygenase family protein; the protein is MTANKPYLTGHFTPVVNEVTATDLTVEGTLPTELTGRLFRNGHNPKPGVTPTHWFKGSGMVHGIRLREGRAEWYRNRWVHTPALDGAPYMTERGPDLTASAAGTHIIEHGGRLLALCEANLPFELTRDLETVGAYDFDGKLRTAMTAHPKEDPVTGELHFFGSSPFPPFLVHYVADAKGEITHTAEVPGATASLKHDFAITRHHVVFVEGNVTFDPTDHSGIPYGWSDQQPARIGVMPRGDDGAGKVRWFSIEPGNMLHVANAYEDGQGRIVLEGPTVDREGFRLSWNWWIGAPGRGSEPVARSYTRRWVVDLVAGTVDEQIIDDLPVEFPTLNEEYLGAENRYHYAISFPDEKGFGGYGVVKYDRTTGARRIHQVGDARMPGEAVFVPADGATREDDGYLLTVVSDLKQDASQLVVLDASGLDRIATVHLPHRVSAGLHGSWVPDSAADGFTG